From Caulobacter segnis, a single genomic window includes:
- a CDS encoding amidase produces the protein MSCTGMNRRAVLATATAALAAPAFARAGAGAGIVEMGAREMAAALRRRDLSSREVITAHLAQIDRLNPRFNAIVSRVDAEALLKQAAAMDEDAAAGRFHGPLHGLPHAVKDTAPVKGIRSTQGSPILRDNIPVADSLVVERMRKAGLIFVGKTNVPEFALGSHSFNPLFGVTGNAYDPGRSAGGSTGGGAVALALRMTPLADGSDFGGSLRNPAGWNNVFGFRPSFGRVPSVPNSDVFWQNFATSGPMARTVEDLALLLSVQAGPDLRSPFSLPDDPAVFAGALDQDWKGKRIGWLGDLGGALPMEAGVLDTCVKALEAFKTIGMQVEAASLSEPAAEMWRTAVALRHWSVGMDLQDFYDDPAKRALMKPEAIWEVEGGMKLTAPQLASATVGRTRIYQAFRTAFERFDFLVLPTAQVFPFENATRWPKAIAGVEMDSYHRWMEVTLPATMAGLPVLAVPAGFGGAHGLPMGLQIIGPNHADLTVLKLGHAYEQASPWIPARLPPALQ, from the coding sequence ATGTCCTGCACTGGAATGAATCGCCGGGCGGTGCTGGCGACCGCGACGGCCGCCCTGGCCGCGCCGGCCTTCGCCCGGGCCGGGGCCGGGGCTGGGATCGTAGAGATGGGCGCGCGCGAGATGGCGGCCGCCCTCCGTCGCCGCGACCTCTCGTCCCGCGAGGTCATAACGGCGCATCTGGCCCAGATCGACCGGCTGAACCCGCGCTTCAACGCCATCGTCTCGCGCGTCGACGCCGAGGCGCTGCTGAAGCAAGCCGCGGCGATGGACGAGGACGCGGCCGCCGGCCGGTTCCATGGCCCGCTGCACGGCCTGCCGCACGCGGTCAAGGACACCGCGCCGGTCAAGGGGATCCGCAGCACCCAGGGCTCGCCGATCCTGCGCGACAACATCCCTGTCGCCGACAGCCTGGTGGTCGAGCGTATGCGCAAGGCCGGCCTGATCTTCGTCGGCAAGACCAATGTCCCGGAGTTCGCCCTCGGCTCGCACAGCTTCAATCCGCTGTTCGGGGTCACCGGCAACGCCTACGACCCTGGGCGCTCGGCCGGCGGCAGCACCGGCGGAGGCGCGGTCGCTCTGGCGCTGCGGATGACGCCTCTGGCTGACGGCAGCGACTTCGGCGGCTCGCTGCGCAATCCGGCGGGCTGGAACAATGTCTTCGGTTTCCGCCCGTCGTTCGGGCGGGTGCCTTCGGTCCCCAACAGTGACGTATTCTGGCAGAACTTCGCGACGTCCGGTCCCATGGCGCGAACCGTCGAGGACCTGGCGCTGCTGCTCTCGGTCCAGGCCGGCCCGGACCTGCGCTCACCTTTCTCCTTGCCCGACGATCCCGCCGTCTTCGCGGGGGCGCTGGACCAGGACTGGAAGGGTAAGCGGATCGGCTGGCTGGGCGACCTGGGCGGGGCTTTGCCGATGGAGGCGGGGGTCCTCGACACCTGCGTCAAGGCGCTCGAGGCCTTCAAGACGATTGGCATGCAGGTGGAGGCGGCCAGCCTCTCCGAACCGGCCGCCGAGATGTGGCGTACGGCGGTGGCGCTGCGCCACTGGTCGGTGGGCATGGACCTGCAAGATTTCTACGACGACCCGGCCAAGCGCGCGCTGATGAAGCCCGAAGCGATCTGGGAGGTGGAAGGCGGCATGAAGCTAACCGCGCCTCAACTAGCCTCGGCCACGGTCGGCCGCACACGGATCTATCAGGCCTTCCGCACGGCGTTCGAGCGTTTCGACTTTTTGGTGCTGCCCACGGCCCAGGTCTTTCCGTTCGAGAACGCCACGCGTTGGCCCAAGGCCATCGCCGGCGTCGAGATGGACAGCTATCACCGCTGGATGGAAGTCACCCTGCCGGCGACCATGGCCGGCCTGCCAGTTCTGGCCGTCCCCGCCGGCTTCGGCGGCGCGCACGGTCTGCCCATGGGCCTGCAGATCATCGGCCCCAACCATGCCGACCTGACCGTGCTCAAGCTCGGCCACGCCTACGAACAAGCCTCGCCCTGGATCCCGGCGAGGCTTCCTCCAGCGTTGCAATAG
- a CDS encoding alpha/beta hydrolase family protein, whose product MAGGLRFALAVAAMALLGGLPAAVAATTPIVAKDIMGLTDVSDPQLSPDGKRVAYVVTPTLSTQRPSRSAIWIAPVDRSAPPHRLISGAQLESSPRWSPDGRDVAFLSNQADPSAGKMAAKQVWIAPAGGGPARRLTASPTEVRNFSRSADGKAFAFVAGDPRTDQQKADAAEKRDQAIIDDKGELGRLWLLDADGGEPRRIAIEGRNIADARWSPDGKRLSARVADSTGLNDYFYHSDVVIIDAASGAARTVFREASGPGEWSPDGKRLAFTQLREQYIGLRAWIIDVDSDRRLRIGEDHHGYVNHLEWAADGRSLLAQSFENTRTKLVRIDAVNGQIKTLLAFDGRLTGFSAEGGRVAMAGDTPTRPDDVWLWTPGLAAAQPLTDLNPQVRQWTLGKVREVSWTSSKDGRKVYGTLVTPPGYVAGTPIKTVIQGHGGPEGFWWSGWLGSWHEWAQILATHGYAVLLPNPRGSDGQDIGFTRGPINDWGGGDFQDVLDGLDMLVAERVTDPARVGIGGWSYGGFLSAWAVTHSDRFRTAIVGAAPVDVSTMLLTTDTPDFVAGFFSRTPENLARMDASSPVRFVDRVKVPVLVLHGEQDRRVPVTLGLSFYRGLRLLGKEATMVSYPREPHWTYEPAHQTDIQERVLAWFDAHL is encoded by the coding sequence ATGGCCGGCGGACTTCGATTTGCACTGGCGGTGGCCGCGATGGCGCTGCTGGGCGGCCTACCCGCCGCCGTCGCGGCGACGACGCCGATCGTCGCCAAGGACATCATGGGCCTGACGGATGTGTCGGACCCGCAGCTGTCGCCGGACGGCAAGCGCGTGGCCTATGTGGTCACGCCGACGCTATCGACCCAGCGGCCATCCCGATCGGCGATATGGATCGCGCCCGTCGATCGCAGCGCGCCTCCCCATCGCCTGATCTCGGGCGCGCAGTTGGAGAGCAGTCCACGCTGGTCGCCGGACGGGCGCGACGTGGCTTTCCTGTCCAACCAGGCCGATCCGTCGGCCGGCAAGATGGCCGCCAAGCAGGTTTGGATCGCACCGGCCGGTGGCGGCCCGGCCCGGCGACTGACGGCCTCGCCGACCGAGGTGCGCAACTTCTCGCGGTCGGCCGACGGCAAGGCCTTTGCCTTTGTCGCGGGCGATCCCCGGACCGACCAGCAGAAGGCCGACGCCGCCGAGAAGCGCGACCAGGCGATCATCGACGACAAGGGCGAGCTGGGGCGTCTGTGGCTGCTGGACGCCGACGGTGGCGAGCCTCGCCGCATCGCGATCGAGGGCCGCAACATCGCCGACGCGCGCTGGTCGCCGGACGGAAAGCGGCTGTCCGCGCGCGTCGCCGACAGCACGGGCCTGAACGACTATTTCTACCATTCCGACGTCGTGATCATCGATGCCGCGAGCGGCGCGGCCCGGACCGTGTTCCGCGAGGCCTCGGGCCCCGGCGAGTGGTCGCCGGACGGCAAGCGCTTGGCGTTCACCCAGCTGCGCGAGCAGTACATCGGCCTGCGCGCCTGGATCATCGACGTCGACAGCGATCGTCGCCTGCGGATCGGCGAGGACCACCATGGTTACGTGAATCACCTGGAGTGGGCCGCCGACGGCCGCTCGCTGCTGGCCCAGTCGTTCGAGAACACCCGCACCAAGCTGGTGCGGATCGACGCGGTGAACGGACAGATCAAGACCCTGCTGGCGTTCGATGGCCGGCTGACCGGGTTCAGCGCCGAGGGCGGCCGCGTGGCCATGGCCGGCGACACGCCGACCCGGCCCGACGATGTCTGGCTGTGGACGCCGGGCCTGGCCGCCGCCCAGCCCTTGACCGACCTCAATCCGCAGGTGCGCCAATGGACGCTGGGCAAGGTGCGCGAGGTTAGCTGGACCAGCAGCAAGGACGGCCGCAAGGTTTACGGGACGCTGGTGACGCCGCCGGGTTATGTCGCCGGAACGCCGATCAAGACGGTGATCCAGGGGCACGGGGGTCCCGAGGGCTTCTGGTGGTCGGGCTGGCTGGGCAGCTGGCACGAGTGGGCGCAGATATTGGCCACGCATGGCTATGCGGTGCTGCTGCCCAATCCGCGAGGCTCGGACGGCCAGGATATCGGCTTCACGCGCGGTCCGATCAACGACTGGGGCGGTGGCGACTTCCAAGACGTTCTGGACGGCCTGGACATGCTGGTGGCCGAGCGCGTCACCGACCCGGCGCGGGTTGGGATCGGCGGCTGGAGTTATGGCGGCTTCCTGTCGGCTTGGGCGGTGACCCACAGCGACCGCTTCCGTACCGCCATTGTCGGGGCGGCGCCGGTCGACGTCTCGACCATGCTGCTGACGACCGACACGCCCGACTTCGTGGCCGGCTTCTTTTCGCGCACCCCCGAGAACCTGGCGCGGATGGACGCCTCGTCGCCCGTGCGGTTCGTCGATCGAGTGAAGGTCCCGGTGCTGGTGCTGCACGGCGAACAGGACCGGCGGGTGCCGGTGACCCTGGGCCTGTCCTTCTACCGGGGCCTGCGCCTGCTGGGAAAGGAGGCGACCATGGTCAGCTATCCGCGCGAGCCGCACTGGACCTACGAGCCGGCTCACCAGACCGACATCCAAGAGCGGGTGCTGGCCTGGTTTGACGCGCACCTGTGA
- a CDS encoding TonB-dependent receptor — protein sequence MSSPAAIVDEIIVTAGKRAERLQDLAGGASAVTGQQLKAAGAQSNADYLGRIPGVVFNEGTSGQSAVTIRGVGATAGIDQGQGPTGYFLNEIPLTEPSYASGIPDVDTFDLNRVEVLRGPQGSLFGSASLGGAINYIVNTADASGYDAATEMTTRKISHSGKAGYAVKAMINLPIIADKLAVRVVGFSREDAGYIDNLGAGTTNNLQVNGVRGSVVFTPTDRTTLSLLSLYQQNKSDEIATVQTAFGPYARSTILPGPTDYDFEIHALRLDHKFDFANLTILASTNTKDHVLDSDVTRSSALRTFAPHGVLSQEFMHTNMKTLEARLASDDDGPFKWLIGGMYSETKTDVATLSSLPQGEAVLAARYAAAQLQGELFNRTYSHREGSEKALFGEISYEFLPKVTATVGGRLFDTKYWVEIQRYGISYGSTGQTVQRRNAGDDGFVPKFSLAWRPSRDLTVYALASKGFRFGNPNTVVDLAGFNTPAAWASDSLWNYELGAHSAWLDGKLQVDASVYDIEWSDIQVRLVRPGDNLTYGTNAGSARIQGVELAVVARPIPPLTLSSNVTYLDAKLTETVTTASPPLLDGTRLPGASPWQIANTVNYRFDAPLTPVLTVSHRYLAKAPETLQGPNVKVAGYNQFDARLNLSLETVDVALFATNLTDKRAVAFGYGLSSTGTGLSEFIIRPRTVGVTVNWKLR from the coding sequence ATCTCGAGCCCGGCGGCCATCGTCGATGAGATCATCGTCACCGCCGGCAAGCGCGCCGAGCGACTGCAGGACCTGGCGGGCGGCGCCTCGGCCGTCACCGGCCAGCAGCTGAAGGCGGCCGGCGCCCAGAGCAACGCCGACTATCTGGGCCGCATCCCGGGCGTGGTGTTCAACGAGGGCACCTCGGGCCAGTCGGCCGTCACCATCCGCGGCGTCGGGGCCACGGCCGGCATTGACCAGGGGCAGGGCCCGACCGGCTATTTCCTCAACGAAATCCCACTGACCGAACCCAGCTACGCTTCGGGCATTCCCGACGTCGACACCTTCGACCTCAATCGTGTGGAGGTGCTGCGTGGCCCGCAGGGCTCGCTGTTTGGCTCGGCCTCTCTGGGCGGGGCGATCAACTACATCGTCAACACCGCCGACGCCTCGGGTTACGACGCCGCGACCGAGATGACGACCCGCAAGATCTCGCACTCGGGCAAGGCCGGCTACGCCGTGAAGGCCATGATCAACCTGCCGATCATCGCCGACAAGCTGGCGGTGCGCGTCGTGGGCTTCTCCCGCGAGGACGCCGGCTATATCGACAACCTCGGCGCCGGCACGACCAACAACCTGCAGGTCAACGGCGTGCGCGGCTCGGTGGTGTTCACCCCGACTGACCGCACCACGCTATCGCTGCTCAGCCTCTACCAGCAGAACAAGTCGGACGAGATCGCCACCGTGCAGACGGCGTTCGGTCCCTATGCGCGATCGACGATCCTGCCCGGGCCCACCGACTACGACTTCGAGATCCACGCGCTGCGGCTGGATCACAAGTTCGACTTCGCCAACCTGACCATCCTGGCCTCGACCAATACCAAGGACCACGTGCTGGACAGCGACGTGACACGGTCCAGCGCCCTGCGCACCTTCGCCCCGCATGGCGTGCTGTCCCAGGAATTCATGCACACCAACATGAAGACCCTGGAGGCGCGTCTGGCCTCGGACGACGACGGTCCGTTCAAGTGGCTGATCGGCGGCATGTACTCGGAGACCAAGACCGACGTCGCCACGCTCAGCAGCCTGCCCCAGGGCGAGGCCGTGCTGGCCGCGCGCTACGCCGCCGCCCAGCTGCAGGGCGAGCTCTTCAACCGCACCTACAGCCATCGCGAAGGTTCGGAAAAGGCGCTGTTCGGCGAGATCAGCTACGAGTTCCTGCCCAAGGTCACCGCCACGGTCGGTGGTCGTCTGTTCGACACCAAGTATTGGGTCGAGATCCAGCGCTACGGCATCAGCTATGGCTCGACCGGCCAGACGGTGCAGCGCCGCAACGCCGGCGACGACGGCTTCGTACCGAAGTTCTCGCTGGCCTGGCGGCCCAGCCGTGACCTGACGGTCTACGCCCTGGCCAGCAAGGGCTTCCGGTTCGGCAATCCCAACACGGTCGTCGATCTGGCCGGCTTCAACACGCCCGCCGCCTGGGCTTCGGACTCGCTGTGGAACTACGAGCTGGGTGCGCACAGCGCCTGGCTGGACGGCAAGCTGCAGGTCGACGCCTCGGTCTACGACATCGAGTGGAGCGACATCCAGGTCCGCCTGGTCCGCCCGGGTGACAACCTGACCTATGGCACCAACGCCGGCTCGGCCCGGATCCAAGGCGTCGAGCTGGCCGTCGTGGCCCGGCCAATCCCGCCGCTGACCCTGTCGTCGAACGTCACCTATCTGGACGCCAAGCTGACCGAGACGGTGACGACGGCCTCGCCGCCGCTGCTGGACGGCACGCGCCTGCCGGGGGCGTCGCCCTGGCAGATCGCCAACACGGTCAACTATCGCTTCGACGCGCCGCTGACGCCGGTCCTGACCGTGTCGCACCGCTATCTGGCCAAGGCGCCGGAGACCCTGCAGGGGCCAAACGTCAAGGTCGCCGGCTATAACCAGTTCGACGCGCGCCTGAACCTCAGCCTCGAAACGGTCGACGTGGCGCTCTTCGCCACCAACCTCACCGATAAGCGGGCGGTGGCGTTCGGCTATGGCCTGTCCAGCACCGGCACCGGTCTCAGCGAGTTCATCATCCGCCCCCGCACCGTCGGCGTCACGGTGAACTGGAAGCTGCGCTAG
- a CDS encoding STN domain-containing protein, with protein sequence MKTIDLRGLLLAGCAAVTMAGAATAAQAQAVRAYAIQRQDLASALRAYSLKSGQDVIYDPSLVRGRTSPGVSGRLTDEAALEAVLAGNGLGVRRTPSGGLSIVPGGEADRPQTMSAGDLEPGGHRR encoded by the coding sequence ATGAAGACCATCGATCTACGCGGCTTGCTGCTGGCCGGTTGCGCGGCCGTGACCATGGCGGGCGCCGCGACGGCGGCCCAGGCCCAGGCCGTGCGGGCGTACGCCATTCAGCGGCAGGATCTGGCGTCGGCCCTGCGCGCCTATTCTCTGAAGAGCGGCCAGGACGTGATCTACGACCCCAGCCTGGTGCGCGGACGGACCTCGCCGGGCGTCAGCGGGCGGCTGACCGACGAGGCGGCGCTGGAGGCGGTGCTGGCCGGGAACGGGCTCGGCGTTCGGCGGACGCCTTCCGGCGGCTTGAGCATCGTGCCCGGAGGCGAGGCCGACCGCCCCCAGACCATGTCCGCCGGGGATCTCGAGCCCGGCGGCCATCGTCGATGA
- a CDS encoding FecR family protein — protein sequence MRKRSSMFAGGPKGPETAGPDAAADWVARLASDQRTREDEQGLQGWLAANGANAATFDAHARIFNGVGALADDPEARAILMGAKVEKPARLDRRALLGGGLAVAAAGAAAAVIGPNLLAGKTYRTEPGEQRRLRLADGSTVMLNTRSKLRVRFDGAERRLFLDYGQAWFQVAKDAQRPFRVFVGKDEVRALGTAFDVRREGERATVTLEEGRVAIFRDVSGQPLPVSPASGGASSKLVAGPVAPAVILSPGDEARLVPAVAPTVAAVDLAHVQAWRTERVILESTPLGEAVAEFNRYGGPRLVLADPGLADLPVSGVFHTDRPQAFAEAVATSFPVRATTAGDGRIVLAHR from the coding sequence ATGCGTAAGCGTAGTTCGATGTTCGCCGGCGGGCCAAAAGGGCCGGAGACGGCCGGCCCGGATGCGGCCGCCGACTGGGTCGCGCGCCTGGCTTCCGACCAGCGCACGCGTGAAGACGAGCAGGGGCTGCAAGGCTGGCTGGCGGCCAACGGGGCCAATGCGGCGACGTTCGACGCGCATGCGCGCATCTTTAACGGCGTCGGGGCGCTGGCGGACGATCCGGAAGCGCGCGCCATCCTGATGGGCGCTAAGGTCGAGAAGCCCGCGCGGCTTGATCGCCGCGCTTTGCTTGGCGGCGGGCTCGCGGTGGCGGCGGCCGGCGCGGCGGCGGCGGTCATCGGTCCGAACCTGCTGGCGGGCAAGACCTATCGCACCGAGCCGGGCGAGCAGCGGCGGCTACGTCTGGCCGACGGCTCGACGGTGATGCTCAACACCCGCTCCAAGCTGCGCGTGCGCTTTGACGGCGCCGAGCGGCGTCTCTTCCTGGACTACGGCCAGGCCTGGTTCCAGGTGGCCAAGGACGCCCAGCGGCCGTTCCGGGTGTTCGTCGGCAAGGACGAGGTCCGGGCGCTGGGCACCGCCTTCGACGTGCGCCGCGAGGGCGAGCGGGCGACGGTGACCTTGGAGGAGGGCCGGGTGGCGATCTTCCGCGACGTCTCCGGCCAGCCGCTTCCGGTGTCGCCGGCCTCTGGCGGTGCGTCCTCGAAGCTCGTGGCCGGACCGGTCGCGCCGGCCGTCATCCTGTCGCCCGGCGACGAGGCGCGGTTGGTTCCCGCCGTCGCGCCGACCGTCGCGGCCGTCGACTTGGCGCATGTCCAGGCCTGGCGCACGGAGCGGGTCATCCTGGAATCCACGCCGCTGGGCGAGGCGGTCGCGGAGTTCAATCGCTATGGCGGTCCACGTTTGGTGCTGGCCGATCCCGGCTTGGCCGACTTGCCGGTCAGCGGGGTGTTCCATACCGATCGCCCGCAGGCCTTCGCCGAGGCCGTCGCAACCTCGTTCCCGGTTCGAGCCACCACGGCTGGCGACGGCCGGATCGTGCTGGCGCATCGCTAG
- a CDS encoding RNA polymerase sigma factor: MKTDIRVGDDRRARLSDLVTRHRETLVRYFRRKGLDPAAAEDGAQETFIRISRVDPGDLASPEAYLFTIASNVYLERGRRARTRREDRHVHIDTVELVDSEQSPARIFEGREALVRLAKVLEELPARTKEVFLLNRMDGLTYTQLATRFGVSVGTIEKQMSRALGHVRARMDQDA, encoded by the coding sequence ATGAAGACGGACATTAGGGTAGGGGACGATCGTCGAGCGCGGCTGTCGGATCTCGTCACGCGCCATCGCGAGACGCTCGTCCGCTATTTCCGGCGCAAGGGCCTGGACCCGGCTGCGGCCGAGGACGGGGCCCAGGAGACTTTCATCCGCATCAGCCGGGTCGATCCCGGTGACCTAGCCAGCCCCGAGGCCTATCTCTTCACCATCGCCTCGAACGTCTATCTCGAACGCGGCCGCCGAGCCCGGACCCGGCGCGAAGACCGGCATGTCCACATCGACACCGTCGAGCTGGTCGACAGCGAGCAGTCGCCAGCCCGCATTTTCGAGGGGCGGGAGGCTCTCGTGCGGCTGGCCAAGGTCCTCGAGGAGCTGCCGGCGCGCACAAAGGAGGTTTTTCTGCTCAACCGAATGGACGGCCTGACCTACACTCAACTCGCGACGCGGTTCGGGGTCTCTGTGGGCACGATCGAAAAGCAGATGAGCAGGGCGCTTGGTCACGTCCGGGCGCGAATGGATCAGGATGCGTAA
- a CDS encoding ornithine cyclodeaminase: MDVDAVVNLVERIGLETVLTEMAGYVEEDYQRWGAFEKSPRLASHSADGVIELMPTSDGEAFAFKYVNGHPTNVALGLQTVVGFGVLASVRTGYPELIAEMTITTALRTAATSAMAARHLARDDAATMAIIGLGAQSEFQAHAFRAVLGVRRLRVYDVDPAATRKFITNMQGRGFEIFVAASASEAVMGADIITTVTADKAQNHILSDNMVGAGVHLNAVGGDCPGKTELQADILRRGEVFVEFAPQTRIEGEIQQLEPDFPVTELWRVVSGQAPGRRGADQITIFDSVGFAIEDFSALRYLRDRMLEAGDGARLNLLASPEDPRDLFGLLTARERLAAPVAV, encoded by the coding sequence ATGGATGTCGACGCCGTCGTGAACCTGGTCGAGCGCATCGGCCTCGAGACCGTGCTGACCGAGATGGCGGGCTATGTCGAAGAGGACTACCAGCGCTGGGGCGCGTTCGAGAAGTCGCCGCGCCTGGCCAGTCATTCCGCGGACGGGGTGATCGAGCTGATGCCGACCAGCGACGGCGAGGCCTTCGCCTTCAAGTACGTCAACGGCCATCCGACCAATGTCGCCCTGGGACTGCAGACGGTTGTGGGATTCGGGGTGCTGGCCTCGGTGCGCACCGGCTATCCGGAGCTGATCGCGGAGATGACGATCACGACGGCCCTGCGCACCGCAGCGACTTCGGCCATGGCCGCGCGCCATCTGGCGCGGGACGACGCCGCCACGATGGCGATCATCGGCCTGGGCGCGCAATCGGAGTTCCAGGCCCACGCCTTCCGCGCCGTGCTGGGCGTGCGTCGTCTGCGCGTCTACGACGTCGATCCCGCCGCTACGCGCAAGTTCATCACCAATATGCAGGGGCGTGGCTTCGAGATCTTCGTGGCGGCGTCGGCCTCCGAGGCGGTCATGGGCGCCGACATCATCACCACGGTCACTGCCGACAAGGCTCAGAACCACATCCTGTCCGACAACATGGTCGGCGCCGGCGTGCACCTGAACGCCGTGGGCGGTGACTGCCCCGGCAAGACCGAGCTGCAGGCCGACATCCTGCGCCGGGGTGAGGTGTTCGTGGAATTCGCGCCGCAGACCCGCATCGAGGGCGAGATCCAGCAACTGGAGCCCGACTTCCCCGTCACCGAGCTGTGGCGGGTGGTGTCCGGCCAGGCGCCTGGCCGTCGCGGCGCGGACCAGATCACGATCTTCGATTCGGTGGGCTTCGCGATCGAGGACTTCTCGGCCCTGCGCTATCTGCGCGACCGGATGCTGGAGGCCGGGGACGGGGCGCGGCTGAACTTGCTGGCTTCGCCCGAGGATCCGCGGGACCTCTTCGGCCTGCTGACGGCGCGCGAACGTCTGGCGGCGCCCGTCGCCGTCTAG
- a CDS encoding Lrp/AsnC family transcriptional regulator yields the protein MHLFDDLDRRLISALREDGRAPISKLAVMLGVSRQTVESRLSRLLDSGAVLGFTIRVRQDAEDDAVRAIMMIEVVGKSTTAVIRGLRGLPELHSLHSTNGSWDLVAEIRAASLTDFDRVLRHVRETPGVQNSETSLLLSSV from the coding sequence ATGCACCTGTTTGATGATCTCGACCGCCGCCTCATCAGCGCGCTGCGCGAAGACGGACGTGCGCCGATCTCGAAGCTGGCCGTGATGCTGGGCGTATCCCGCCAGACGGTCGAGAGCCGCCTGAGCCGTCTGCTCGACAGCGGCGCGGTCCTCGGCTTTACGATCCGGGTCCGCCAGGACGCCGAGGACGACGCCGTCCGCGCGATCATGATGATTGAGGTGGTCGGCAAATCGACGACCGCCGTTATCCGCGGCCTGAGAGGCCTGCCCGAGCTGCACTCGCTGCACTCGACCAACGGGTCCTGGGATCTGGTGGCGGAAATCCGCGCCGCCAGTCTGACTGATTTCGACCGGGTGCTGCGCCACGTGCGCGAGACCCCTGGCGTCCAGAACAGCGAGACCAGCCTGCTGCTCAGCAGCGTTTGA